From Methylomonas sp. EFPC3, a single genomic window includes:
- the purM gene encoding phosphoribosylformylglycinamidine cyclo-ligase yields MSEQQDRLDYKSAGVDIEAGNALVERIKPIAARTRNAGVMAGLGGFGSLFELPLDRYKQPVLVSGTDGVGTKLKLALDLNIHNSVGIDLVAMCVNDIVVQGAEPLFFLDYFATGKLAVDTAASVIEGIGLGCEQAGAALVGGETAEMPGMYADGDYDLAGFCVGIVEKDRIIDGSLVQAGDKLIALAASGPHSNGYSLIRKIVARSGLAWTDEVNGRPLGETLLTPTRIYVKPLLELLKTIPVHAMAHITGGGITENLPRVLPEGLQANIDLSSWQLPEIFQWLQQQGNVALEDMLVTFNCGIGMIVCIAAADEAATLQILQQQGETAFTIGEIGVGNGKPHVKYR; encoded by the coding sequence TTGAGCGAACAACAAGACCGCCTGGATTACAAGAGTGCCGGTGTCGATATCGAAGCGGGCAACGCTTTGGTGGAACGCATCAAACCCATCGCTGCCAGAACCCGTAATGCAGGCGTGATGGCCGGCCTTGGCGGCTTTGGTTCGCTATTCGAATTGCCTCTGGACCGCTACAAACAACCGGTGCTGGTTTCCGGCACCGATGGCGTCGGCACCAAATTGAAACTGGCCCTGGATTTAAATATCCACAACAGCGTCGGTATCGACTTGGTGGCAATGTGCGTCAACGACATCGTCGTGCAAGGCGCGGAACCGCTGTTCTTTCTGGACTATTTCGCAACCGGCAAATTGGCGGTCGATACCGCAGCCAGCGTTATCGAAGGCATAGGCCTGGGCTGCGAGCAGGCCGGCGCCGCTCTGGTCGGTGGCGAAACCGCGGAAATGCCGGGCATGTACGCCGATGGCGACTACGACTTGGCCGGCTTTTGCGTCGGCATCGTCGAAAAAGACCGCATCATAGACGGCAGCTTGGTTCAAGCCGGCGACAAACTGATCGCCCTGGCCGCTTCCGGTCCGCACTCGAACGGCTACTCGCTAATCCGTAAAATCGTGGCACGCAGCGGACTCGCCTGGACCGACGAGGTAAACGGCAGACCGCTCGGCGAGACCTTGCTGACCCCGACCCGGATATACGTCAAACCGCTGCTGGAGTTGCTAAAAACGATTCCGGTCCATGCCATGGCCCATATCACCGGCGGCGGCATCACCGAGAACTTGCCACGAGTATTGCCGGAAGGCCTGCAAGCCAATATCGACCTAAGCAGTTGGCAATTGCCGGAAATCTTTCAGTGGCTACAGCAACAAGGCAACGTTGCCTTGGAAGACATGCTGGTAACATTCAACTGCGGCATCGGCATGATCGTTTGCATCGCCGCCGCCGACGAAGCGGCCACGTTACAAATATTGCAACAGCAAGGCGAAACCGCATTTACCATCGGCGAGATTGGCGTGGGCAACGGCAAACCACACGTTAAATACCGCTGA
- a CDS encoding DUF2066 domain-containing protein, whose amino-acid sequence MKRKSVRWGLLVWGLLGGVVTADAVEVKGLYEIELVARSQSAEDRLQAIKQAMYAVLSRVLVADDISKIPAVQQALASAQNYVKQSQFSLIAADEQPDNEARLIRVQFDEDQLMQVMRDSHVGIWSEIRPETLVWLVVDEDGVRQFYNADAMPEVESALAFAAKIKGIPMIYPMLDLEEQQKISVSEVLSADSRNLLAVSARYEVTSVMAGRIAKKGGCWQGEWAFYFDGKIKQWNGECLPLKSAAVTGAEGAYRVLSNYYGVKPSANQ is encoded by the coding sequence ATGAAACGTAAATCCGTGCGTTGGGGTTTGCTGGTATGGGGTTTGTTGGGCGGAGTCGTAACTGCCGATGCCGTTGAGGTGAAGGGGCTTTATGAAATCGAACTGGTGGCCCGCAGCCAATCGGCCGAGGACAGGCTGCAAGCTATCAAGCAGGCTATGTATGCGGTATTGAGCCGGGTGTTGGTAGCGGACGACATTTCCAAAATTCCGGCGGTGCAGCAAGCGTTGGCCAGTGCGCAAAACTATGTCAAACAATCGCAATTTTCGCTGATCGCGGCTGACGAGCAACCGGACAATGAAGCGCGCTTGATTCGGGTGCAATTCGACGAAGATCAATTGATGCAAGTCATGCGCGATAGCCATGTCGGGATCTGGAGTGAGATCCGGCCGGAAACCTTGGTCTGGCTGGTAGTCGACGAAGACGGCGTACGCCAGTTTTATAACGCCGACGCCATGCCGGAAGTGGAAAGCGCATTGGCCTTTGCCGCCAAAATCAAAGGCATTCCGATGATTTATCCGATGTTGGATCTGGAAGAGCAGCAAAAGATTTCGGTTAGCGAAGTCCTCAGTGCCGATTCGCGCAATTTGCTGGCCGTTTCCGCTCGTTACGAAGTGACCTCGGTCATGGCCGGGCGCATCGCCAAAAAAGGCGGTTGCTGGCAAGGCGAGTGGGCGTTTTATTTCGACGGTAAGATCAAGCAGTGGAATGGCGAATGCTTGCCTTTGAAATCGGCCGCCGTTACCGGCGCCGAAGGCGCTTATCGAGTGCTGTCCAATTATTACGGTGTTAAGCCGTCAGCCAATCAATAA